A DNA window from Pogona vitticeps strain Pit_001003342236 chromosome 2, PviZW2.1, whole genome shotgun sequence contains the following coding sequences:
- the GPR27 gene encoding putative G-protein coupled receptor 27 produces the protein MANASELGSGGSGGGGGAGGGGSTGGGGSSSSPHLPSPGGLLSATGLKLTSLGFILCLSLAGNLLFAWLILKERHLHRAPYYLLLDLCLADGLRSLACFPFVMLSVHSGAASWPHGPLSCKVLAFLAVLFCFHAAFLLFCVGVTRYMAIAHHRFYAKRMTGWTCLAVVCMVWTLSMAMAFPPVFDVGTYKFIQEEEQCIFEHRYVKANDTLGFMLMLATVIAATHLVYVKLLFFIHSHRKMKPAQLVPAISQNWTFHGPGATGQAAANWTAGFGRGPTPPTLVGIRQNATHSQIKRLLVLEEFKMEKRICKMFYMITLLFLLLWSPYIVACYLRVFMKASTIPQVYLTTSVWMTFAQAGVNPILCFIFNKELRVCFRAHFLCCQSIQNSQGTILCDLKNLGM, from the coding sequence ATGGCGAACGCCAGCGAGCTGGGAAGCGGgggcagcggtggcggcggcggggcgggcggcggcggcagcaccggcggcggtggcagcagcagcagccctcaCTTGCCCAGCCCCGGCGGCCTCCTCAGCGCCACCGGCCTGAAGCTGACCAGCCTGGGCTTCATCCTCTGCCTCAGCCTGGCTGGCAACCTGCTCTTCGCCTGGCTCATCCTGAAGGAGCGCCACCTGCACCGGGCCCCTTACTACCTGCTGCTGGACCTGTGCCTGGCCGACGGGCTGCGCTCCTTGGCCTGCTTCCCTTTCGTCATGCTCTCGGTGCACAGCGGGGCTGCCTCCTGGCCCCACGGGCCGCTCAGCTGCAAGGTGCTGGCTTTCCTGGCCGTCCTCTTCTGCTTCCACGCAGCCTTCCTGCTCTTTTGCGTGGGCGTGACCCGGTACATGGCCATTGCCCACCACCGCTTCTACGCCAAGCGCATGACGGGCTGGACCTGCCTGGCGGTGGTGTGCATGGTCTGGACCCTCTCCATGGCCATGGCCTTCCCGCCCGTCTTCGATGTGGGCACCTACAAGTTCATCCAGGAGGAGGAGCAGTGCATCTTTGAGCATCGTTACGTGAAGGCCAACGACACTCTGGGCTTCATGCTCATGTTGGCCACGGTCATTGCCGCCACCCATTTGGTTTACGTCAAGCTCCTCTTCTTCATTCACAGCCACCGCAAGATGAAGCCAGCTCAATTGGTGCCGGCCATCAGCCAGAACTGGACTTTCCATGGGCCGGGAGCCACTGGCCAGGCAGCTGCTAATTGGACAGCTGGTTTTGGCCGGGGTCCCACTCCTCCGACTTTGGTGGGCATCCGACAGAATGCTACCCATAGCCAGATCAAGAGGCTGCTGGTCCTGGAGGAATTCAAGATGGAGAAGAGGATCTGCAAGATGTTCTACATGATCACCCTGCTCTTCCTGCTCCTTTGGTCCCCCTACATTGTGGCCTGTTATTTGCGTGTTTTCATGAAGGCCAGCACGATCCCGCAAGTTTATCTGACCACTTCTGTCTGGATGACCTTTGCCCAGGCAGGGGTCAACCCCATCCTGTGCTTCATTTTCAACAAGGAGCTCAGAGTTTGTTTCAGAGCTCACTTCCTTTGTTGCCAAAGCATACAGAATTCCCAAGGCACCATTTTATGTGATCTGAAGAATTTGGGGATGTAA